A region of Vigna radiata var. radiata cultivar VC1973A chromosome 6, Vradiata_ver6, whole genome shotgun sequence DNA encodes the following proteins:
- the LOC111241785 gene encoding uncharacterized protein LOC111241785, which translates to MINTFIVVLCLVTSASPTVHCIQHTLKEEMELERQLKLINKPPLKTIHTKYGDTVDCIDINKQPAFDHPLLKNHKLQKKPSIRKPIEKSSMKKLQACRDGSFFKIWSILWSRRRH; encoded by the exons ATGATCAATACATTTATCGTAGTTTTGTGTTTGGTGACCAGTGCCAGTCCTACAGTTCATTGTATTCAACATACACtcaaagaagaaatggagcTCGAACGACAACTAAAGCTCATCAACAAGCCTCCTCTTAAAACTATTCAT ACAAAGTATGGAGATACGGTTGACTGTATAGATATTAATAAACAACCCGCGTTTGATCACCCTCTACTAAAAAATCATAAGTTACAA AAAAAGCCTAGCATTAGAAAACCAATTGAAAAATCAAGTATGAAGAAATTACAAG CTTGCCGAGATGGCTCTTTCTTCAAAATTTGGTCCATATTATGGAGTCGAAGGAGGCACTAG
- the LOC106763317 gene encoding uncharacterized protein LOC106763317, whose product MSTASLGVHCIQDTLKEDMELEQQLNLINKPSIKVIQTKYGDIIDCIDINKQLAFNHPLLKNHRLQRKPSFPNPIRKTSMKNLRDKHIFGLDKDQCPKGTIPVRRTTKEDLIREKGLLNNSIFVEDIPGVHLAEVALSSKFSPYYGVKGTNSIYNPKVTKSQMSLSHIWVQNGPFNKISLGWHRDNYDQTGCYNLKCPGFVQTHGAIFVGAPFTNVSSYGGPLVDFLISINQDPLTKNWWLRVKDSYIGYFPIKLFSGLDFADKVGWGGRTLTPRGSNSPPMGSGHFPDMHFHHASYFRLISYKNASKDNYGPEDYQIEKFIDKPNCFGLSYYGNLHKNLEYSFQFGGPGGNCGD is encoded by the exons ATGAGTACTGCAAGCCTTGGAGTTCATTGTATTCAAGATACACTCAAAGAAGATATGGAACTGGAACAACAACTAAATCTCATTAATAAGCCTTCTATCAAAGTTATTCag ACAAAATATGGAGACATTATTGATTGTATTGATATTAATAAACAACTAGCATTCAATCATCCTTTATTAAAGAATCATAGATTACAG AGAAAACCTAGTTTTCCAAATCCAATTAGAAAAACTAGTATGAAGAATTTACGAGATAAACACATATTTGGACTCGACAAAGACCAATGTCCTAAAGGAACTATTCCTGTCCGAAGAACAACAAAAGAAGACTTGATTCGTGAAAAAggtttattaaataatagtatCTTTGTCGAAGATATTCCTGGTGTTCAT CTTGCAGAGGTAGctctttcttcaaaatttagTCCATACTATGGAGTGAAAGGAACAAACAGTATTTATAATCCAAAAGTTACTAAGAGTCAAATGTCCCTTTCTCATATATGGGTTCAAAACGGACCTTTTAACAAAATCAGTCTTGGATGGCat agAGACAATTACGATCAGACGGGATGCTACAATCTTAAATGTCCAGGTTTTGTTCAGACTCATGGTGCTATTTTTGTTGGTGCACCTTTTACAAATGTATCTTCTTATGGAGGACCACTTGTtgattttctcatttctattaATCAG GACCCNTTAACTAAAAATTGGTGGCTACGTGTAAAAGATTCTTATATTGGATATTTTCCTATAAAATTGTTCTCCGGCTTGGATTTTGCAGATAAAGTAGGGTGGGGTGGAAGAACATTAACTCCTCGAGGTTCTAATAGTCCTCCAATGGGATCTGGGCATTTTCCTGATATGCACTTTCATCATGCAAGTTATTTCAGATTAATCTCTTATAAAAATGCATCAAAAGATAATTACGGACCTGAAGACTATCAAATAGAAAAATTCATAGACAAACCTAATTGTTTTGGTCTTAGTTACTATGGTAATCTTCATAAAAATCTTGaatattcttttcaatttgGAGGACCAGGTGGTAATTGTGGTGATtga
- the LOC111241818 gene encoding uncharacterized protein LOC111241818 has protein sequence MGSGYFPDGNFDHACYFTYISYRNASRINYGPENYQIEKYVDNPNCFGLTYYGNLHRKVEYCLQFGGPGGDCGGGSPTVHCIQDTLKADINLEQQLKLINKSPIKTSNTKNGAIVDCIDINTQPAFDHPLLKNHKLQREPSFQKSSQKTSAKNLSDKSIFGLDKVQCPEGTVPVPRMTKEDLIREKSILNSSIFVQNIPGVHLAEIALSSKFGPYYGVKGRNSIYNPYLMKGQISLSHMWVQHGPIESNDKISFGWHRDNYHRTGCYNIRCPGFVQTHNSIYLGEPFTVVSTYGGPTYDFPSSITRDPLTKNWWILVKDHAIGYYPAKLFSNMTTADKVGWGGRTVTPHGSLSPPMGSGSFPDSNFSHASYFRLMAYRNTSKRSYGPQNYQLEKYVDKPDCYNLNYYDNFRESLQCSVQFGGPGGHCGD, from the exons ATGGGATCTGGATATTTTCCTGATGGGAACTTTGATCATGCATGTTATTTCACTTATATCTCTTACAGAAATGCATCCAGAATAAACTACGGACCTGAAAACTATCAAATAGAAAAATACGTGGACAATCCTAATTGTTTTGGTCTTACTTACTACGGCAATCTTCATAGAAAAGTTGAGTATTGTCTTCAATTTGGAGGACCTGGTGGTGATTGTG GTGGTGGAAGCCCTACAGTTCACTGTATTCAAGATACACTTAAGGCAGATATCAATTTGGAACAACAACTAAAACTCATTAACAAGTCTCCTATAAAAACCAGTAAT acaAAGAATGGAGCCATTGTTGATTGTATTGATATTAATACACAACCAGCATTTGATCATCCTCTACTAAAGAATCATAAATTGCAG AGAGAACCAAGTTTTCAAAAGTCAAGTCAAAAGACAAGTGCTAAGAATTTATCCGATAAATCCATATTTGGACTTGATAAAGTTCAATGTCCTGAAGGAACTGTTCCTGTTCCAAGAATGACAAAAGAAGATCTTATTCGtgaaaaaagtatattaaatagTAGTATCTTTGTTCAAAATATTCCTGGTGTTCAC CTTGCAGAAATAGCTCTTTCTTCAAAATTCGGTCCATATTATGGAGTTAAAGGACGAAATAGCATTTATAATCCATATCTCATGAAGGGTCAAATATCACTTTCTCATATGTGGGTTCAACACGGACCTATAGAAAGTAATGACAAAATCAGTTTTGGATGGCAT AGAGACAATTATCATAGGACAGGATGCTACAACATTCGATGTCCAGGTTTTGTTCAGACTCATAATTCAATTTATCTCGGTGAACCTTTTACAGTTGTATCTACTTATGGTGGACCAACTTATGATTTTCCCTCTTCTATTACTCGG GACCCATTGACGAAAAACTGGTGGATACTTGTAAAAGATCATGCTATTGGATATTATCCTGCAAAATTATTCTCGAACATGACTACGGCAGATAAAGTAGGATGGGGTGGAAGAACAGTAACTCCTCATGGTTCTCTTAGCCCTCCAATGGGATCTGGAAGTTTTCCTGATTCCAACTTTTCTCATGCAAGTTATTTCAGGCTTATGGCTTATAGAAATACGTCAAAAAGAAGTTATGGACCTCAAAACTACCAACTAGAAAAATACGTAGATAAACCTGATTGTTATAATCTTAATTACTATGATAATTTTCGTGAAAGCCTTCAATGTTCTGTTCAATTTGGAGGACCAGGTGGTCATTGTGGTGATTGA